In Silene latifolia isolate original U9 population chromosome 3, ASM4854445v1, whole genome shotgun sequence, a single window of DNA contains:
- the LOC141646954 gene encoding putative disease resistance protein At1g61300 has product MKRLREWLHTDSFMIPKLENLREKMKLLAAREMDVLTEIENAEIQPGIRRRQEVVHWLGTIELKRTEVQRIENECKASKSQLNGFIERTVREVEWLIEQGRFPNGLTLFDLKSRAFPFQILPLSGMKFHEHVETIMGWLGDPISCPIGVQGMGGVGKTTLLKQVYNKLLSDPDMEGLVHWVTVSQDFSIYNLQHKVARAIGLDLSDVEDENCREALLHASIMTIGKQKEEGKIRTFVLILDDVWDRFIVHKIGIPLGTNTCKVISNIRPGEEIYCKIVLSTRSAEVCRSMGCRNFYVHVKPLSMVESWRLFVERLQNFKTLLPDVQQIAYLVAMECGCLPLAIITIAVCMRGIFSKEEWQNALDELRNLNGGHHDMENDVLRILKFSYDRLNNELLRWCFLSCVLYPEDCNIERTRLINLWIMEGLLDDVEGRSKQKNKGHAILNKLENYCLLESTFNRQGLKCIKLHDLIRDMGIYITKNHPSIMAKSGFRLSKVPNEKNWKEELVKVILSRNKISEIQPGLSPMTPKLTTLMLNHNPLKGIPESFFVHMKALTLLDLSFTDVVRLPESISELENLRALLLGHCNRLVYVPSVAKLTNLRVLELTDDMKIAAPKGLERLKYLEKLPHFIWKMSDVTDFNAIIQLWQFALLDRYQFRLYDEAYADQFPRLTNYYVKYQIVVNIIGGQFGVKDPSPLLPCNTEVVDIFCMTIKGKRTLTDVLPSLAGLTELIVLTVGDCTGLEYLTVSATKQQDPSINSQLESLEELELSWLPDLRGIVEFGGYSFSRLKELRLKSCPKIKVVFSQNMELHLPNLRLIDVTDCHEVEEIFESNSSTSSWSGEIVGHQDTCGPTFWRFNPILCLPKLEVISLEDLPMLHSLYGGLLVCTSLGYVRTVQCAKLQLVSLSRPRINDTSASTLASFAFSNRLGRSHCIRTTDKLYVNAACSID; this is encoded by the coding sequence ATGAAGCGACTGCGAGAATGGCTACATACCGATTCTTTCATGATACCCAAGTTAGAGAACCTTAGAGAGAAAATGAAACTTTTGGCTGCAAGAGAAATGGACGTTCTTACAGAAATTGAAAATGCTGAGATACAGCCAGGAATTAGGAGAAGACAAGAAGTCGTTCATTGGTTGGGTACAATAGAACTAAAACGTACCGAGGTTCAACGCATTGAAAACGAATGCAAAGCATCAAAATCACAGCTCAATGGTTTCATTGAGAGAACTGTGAGGGAAGTCGAATGGTTGATTGAGCAGGGGAGATTTCCGAATGGGCTGACACTTTTTGATTTGAAGAGCAGGGCATTTCCATTTCAAATACTTCCATTGTCTGGCATGAAGTTTCACGAGCATGTTGAAACTATTATGGGATGGTTAGGAGATCCCATATCATGCCCTATTGGCGTGCAAGGGATGGGCGGTGTTGGGAAGACCACACTGTTGAAACAAGTATACAACAAACTGTTGTCAGATCCTGATATGGAAGGGTTGGTTCATTGGGTAACTGTATCACAAGACTTCAGTATTTATAACTTGCAACACAAAGTTGCTCGGGCTATCGGTTTGGACCTTTCTGATGTAGAAGATGAAAATTGCAGAGAAGCTTTGTTGCATGCCTCAATAATGACCATAGGGAAACAAAAGGAAGAAGGGAAAATAAGAACATTTGTGCTGATTCTAGATGATGTGTGGGATCGCTTCATAGTACATAAAATTGGAATCCCACTAGGAACAAACACTTGCAAGGTAATTTCAAATATCAGACCTGGAGAAGAAATTTATTGCAAAATTGTTTTAAGTACCCGTTCAGCAGAAGTTTGTCGAAGTATGGGTTGCAGAAATTTTTACGTTCATGTCAAACCTCTTTCAATGGTTGAGTCTTGGAGGTTGTTTGTCGAGAGACTTCAGAATTTTAAGACACTTCTTCCTGATGTGCAGCAAATAGCATATTTAGTTGCTATGGAATGTGGTTGTCTGCCTTTGGCAATAATCACGATTGCAGTTTGTATGAGAGGGATTTTCAGCAAGGAAGAGTGGCAAAATGCTCTGGATGAGTTGAGAAACCTTAATGGAGGACATCATGACATGGAAAATGATGTGCTCCGGATACTAAAGTTTAGCTATGATCGCCTTAACAATGAACTTTTAAGATGGTGCTTTTTAAGTTGTGTCTTATACCCCGAAGACTGCAATATAGAGAGAACCAGATTAATAAATCTATGGATTATGGAGGGATTATTGGACGATGTGGAAGGCAGGTCAAAGCAGAAAAACAAGGGCCATGCTATTCTAAACAAACTGGAAAATTACTGCTTGTTGGAGTCAACTTTTAATCGACAGGGTTTGAAATGCATAAAACTGCATGATTTGATTAGAGACATGGGTATTTATATCACAAAGAATCATCCTAGTATTATGGCGAAGTCTGGATTTCGTTTGAGTAAAGTACCAAATGAGAAGAACTGGAAAGAAGAACTGGTGAAGGTCATATTAAGCAGGAATAAGATAAGCGAGATACAACCTGGCCTGTCACCCATGACTCCAAAGCTCACGACATTGATGCTTAATCACAATCCTCTGAAGGGAATACCAGAATCATTCTTTGTACACATGAAGGCCCTTACACTTCTTGATTTATCATTTACCGACGTGGTTAGGCTGCCTGAAAGTATTTCCGAGTTGGAAAATCTGAGGGCGCTTTTACTCGGTCATTGTAACCGGCTTGTGTATGTGCCTTCAGTTGCAAAGTTGACTAACCTGAGGGTGCTGGAACTCACAGATGATATGAAGATTGCAGCACCTAAGGGGTTAGAAAGACTGAAGTATCTGGAGAAACTACCCCATTTCATATGGAAGATGTCTGATGTGACTGACTTCAATGCCATAATACAACTTTGGCAATTTGCATTACTAGATCGCTACCAGTTTCGCCTTTATGATGAGGCATATGCAGATCAGTTTCCTCGTCTGACCAATTATTACGTTAAATATCAGATTGTAGTAAATATAATAGGGGGCCAATTCGGAGTGAAGGATCCCAGCCCTCTACTTCCTTGCAACACTGAAGTGGTAGACATCTTTTGCATGACTATAAAAGGGAAGAGAACTCTAACAGATGTTTTGCCTTCATTGGCTGGTCTTACCGAGTTGATTGTGCTGACTGTAGGAGATTGTACAGGGTTGGAATACTTAACGGTTTCAGCAACCAAACAGCAAGATCCCTCTATTAACTCTCAGTTGGAGTCCCTGGAGGAATTAGAGTTAAGTTGGTTGCCTGATTTGAGAGGGATAGTGGAGTTTGGGGGCTACTCCTTTTCACGACTTAAGGAATTGCGTTTGAAGTCCTGTCCAAAGATCAAGGTTGTGTTTTCGCAGAATATGGAGCTTCACCTTCCCAATCTCCGTCTAATTGATGTGACTGACTGTCATGAGGTGGAGGAAATTTTTGAATCCAATAGTAGTACATCTTCATGGTCAGGGGAGATCGTAGGTCATCAAGATACATGTGGTCCCACTTTTTGGCGTTTCAACCCCATTCTTTGTCTCCCTAAGTTAGAAGTAATAAGCTTGGAAGATCTACCAATGTTGCACAGTCTTTATGGTGGGTTACTTGTCTGTACTTCTCTGGGATATGTCAGGACAGTCCAATGTGCGAAGCTGCAACTAGTGTCACTGTCAAGACCTCGGATAAACGATACCTCAGCTTCTACTTTGGCTTCTTTTGCCTTCTCAAATCGTCTTGGTAGGAGCCATTGTATCAGGACTACTGATAAGCTGTATGTAAACGCAGCTTGCTCTATAGATTGA
- the LOC141646956 gene encoding GDSL esterase/lipase At5g08460-like translates to MVLKTFTFSFLILFFLPISSYVTALALPSAENISGLVPALFVIGDSSVDCGNNNFLGTFARADHLPYGRDFDTHQPTGRFSNGRIPVDFLALKLGLPFVPSYLGLVGSIEEMIHGVNYASAGAGIIFASSTDLGQRISMAQQIQQLTDTLQRFKMEMGEDAATNLISKSIFYISIGTNDYIHYYLLNVSGVQSSFTPWNFNHLLATSVKQGIKNLYTEDARKVVVMGLAPMGCAPHYLWRHKSKNGECIQDINNMIREFNFMMRYTVEQLNKELPDAKIIFCDTYEGSMNILENHESYGFRVTTEACCGLGSYKGWIMCLSPDMACPNASSHLWWDQYHPTDAINGVLADNVWSGLNANICYPMNMKDMVS, encoded by the exons ATGGTGCTCAAAACCTTCACTTTCTCATTTCTTATCCTCTTTTTCCTCCCAATTTCCTCGTACGTAACAGCTTTAGCATTACCTTCTGCAGAGAATATATCCGGGTTAGTTCCAGCATTGTTTGTCATTGGAGACTCTTCTGTAGACTGTGGAAACAATAACTTCTTGGGTACATTCGCTCGAGCTGATCATCTTCCTTATGGAAGAGATTTTGATACTCATCAACCTACTGGACGGTTCTCCAATGGCAGGATCCCTGTTGATTTTCTTG CATTGAAATTAGGGCTTCCGTTCGTGCCAAGTTATCTTGGACTAGTTGGGAGTATTGAGGAAATGATCCATGGAGTGAACTATGCTTCTGCTGGTGCAGGAATCATCTTTGCAAGCAGTACTGATCTG GGTCAGCGCATATCGATGGCTCAGCAAATTCAGCAGCTTACTGACACACTTCAGAGATTCAAAATGGAAATGGGGGAGGATGCCGCTACTAATCTCATCTCTAAATCAATTTTCTACATTTCGATAGGGACTAATGACTACATACATTACTATCTCCTAAATGTATCGGGTGTGCAATCTTCGTTCACTCCCTGGAATTTCAACCATCTTTTGGCAACATCAGTTAAGCAGGGGATCAAG AATTTATATACAGAAGATGCGAGGAAAGTGGTGGTGATGGGATTAGCGCCTATGGGTTGTGCTCCTCACTATCTATGGAGGCACAAAAGCAAGAACGGAGAATGCATCCAAGATATCAACAACATGATAAGGGAGTTCAATTTTATGATGAGATACACGGTTGAACAGCTTAACAAAGAGCTCCCTGACGCGAAGATCATCTTCTGTGATACATATGAAGGTTCCATGAACATATTAGAGAACCATGAAAGTTATG GTTTCCGTGTTACTACTGAAGCGTGTTGTGGATTAGGGAGTTACAAGGGGTGGATTATGTGTCTGTCCCCAGATATGGCTTGTCCGAATGCTTCATCTCACCTGTGGTGGGATCAGTACCATCCAACGGATGCGATAAACGGAGTACTGGCAGATAATGTGTGGTCTGGACTGAATGCCAACATTTGCTATCCTATGAATATGAAAGACATGGTTAGCTGA
- the LOC141646955 gene encoding disease resistance protein At4g27190-like has translation MNLMRNWIGSSSSSDVRQKVQILKNNWDWLSARECDVRTELENAEIQPGKKRRREVDVWLRHVTVKRTEVESISSEVEGQEFLLSKSELNGRIERASEEIKDLLHHGTFLNGLTLDDFRGKSVPLVLTDLIGERFKVNVDRILWWLTNREAFVIGVYGMGGVGKTTLLMNIHNKLLSDSTIFGHVYWVTVSQECSLYRLQHKIAEVVGIDLSAETDEKKRAGILRGRLAILGSTVLFLDDMWKHFLIDEVGIPLEADTCKIILTSRSLEICRRMGCNNESIIKVDTLPENEAQKLFIDRVESYERLSVNVKQIAELVIDGCGGLPLAIITVACSMRGVFEIHEWQNALVEIQKASNWHDDMDNNILLKLKVSYDRLNDRNLQLCFLSCVLYPEDYPIWRETLIELWIMEGLLDEVENRHDQVNKGHSIINKLENVCLLQSVAGSELSDSDGCVGMHDLIRDMAIFITHDNPRFIVKAGMHLEEVPGEENWTEDLVKVSLTGNKIQEIPCQMSPRCSNLSVLFLQNNPLKKIPHAFFMHMTSLTLLDLSATGIETLPDSVSDLESLRLLMLRFCAELVYVPSLSKLTKLKVLNLYGTKIDEAPMGIEGLSYLEEISCGWKPSHLNAFNRYIECQQFRQLRYYGFWLREPGEDFEGPSRISNKEVVISGHVFKEGVLTPLLPYDIQYLQIDDCDITAGASLGSAIPSLCDAMELKNLHIRECKGLEYISSHSNSISLPSILTPLGTVEYLELFGLCGALWYIFSSQNVHNRKLFNNQEVISHQYGKTAAIPPISRIHQSQRM, from the coding sequence ATGAACCTAATGCGGAACTGGATAGGTAGTAGTTCTAGCTCTGACGTACGACAAAAGGTGCAGATTTTGAAAAATAATTGGGATTGGTTGTCTGCTCGGGAATGTGATGTTCGTACGGAGCTTGAGAATGCAGAGATTCAGCCGGGAaagaaaaggagaagagaagTCGATGTTTGGTTGAGACACGTTACAGTAAAAAGAACTGAGGTTGAAAGCATCAGTAGTGAAGTTGAAGGACAAGAATTCCTTTTATCTAAATCAGAGCTAAATGGTCGAATTGAAAGAGCTTCTGAAGAGATTAAAGACCTGCTACATCATGGTACGTTCCTAAATGGACTTACTCTGGATGATTTTAGAGGCAAGTCGGTGCCGCTGGTGCTAACAGATCTAATTGGTGAAAGATTTAAAGTGAATGTTGATAGAATACTGTGGTGGCTAACAAATCGTGAGGCGTTCGTAATTGGAGTTTATGGAATGGGAGGTGTGGGGAAAACCACTCTCTTGATGAATATACATAATAAGCTCCTATCTGATTCTACGATTTTTGGCCATGTTTATTGGGTTACTGTCTCACAAGAGTGTAGCCTGTACCGACTCCAACATAAGATTGCAGAAGTAGTTGGAATTGATCTTTCAGCTGAAACAGATGAGAAGAAGAGAGCCGGTATTTTACGTGGTAGACTGGCTATTTTAGGGTCAACTGTACTCTTTCTAGATGATATGTGGAAACACTTCTTGATTGATGAAGTGGGAATTCCACTCGAAGCTGATACGTGCAAGATCATATTAACTTCTCGCTCGTTGGAAATATGTCGAAGAATGGGATGCAATAATGAATCGATTATAAAGGTAGATACCCTACCGGAAAATGAAGCTCAGAAATTGTTTATTGACAGGGTTGAGTCTTATGAGCGACTGTCTGTGAATGTGAAACAAATTGCTGAGCTAGTTATTGACGGATGTGGTGGCTTGCCACTTGCTATCATTACAGTGGCTTGCAGCATGAGAGGTGTTTTTGAAATTCATGAATGGCAAAATGCTCTGGTTGAAATTCAGAAAGCCTCTAATTGGCACGACGACATGGATAATAATATACTTCTGAAATTAAAAGTCAGTTACGATCGCTTGAATGACAGGAATCTACAGCTGTGTTTCTTAAGCTGTGTACTTTACCCAGAAGACTATCCTATATGGAGAGAGACATTGATAGAGCTTTGGATTATGGAGGGACTGTTGGATGAGGTAGAAAACAGGCATGATCAAGTTAACAAAGGACATTCTATTATAAATAAACTGGAGAATGTATGCCTACTACAATCAGTAGCCGGATCTGAGTTATCTGACAGTGATGGTTGTGTAGGGATGCATGATCTGATTCGAGACATGGCAATCTTCATTACACACGACAATCCTCGCTTTATCGTGAAAGCTGGCATGCATCTTGAAGAAGTACCCGGGGAAGAGAATTGGACTGAAGATCTCGTAAAGGTCTCATTGACGGGTAATAAGATACAGGAGATTCCTTGTCAAATGTCCCCTAGATGCTCAAACCTTTCAGTATTATTTCTCCAAAATAATCCTCTGAAGAAAATCCCACACGCATTTTTTATGCATATGACCTCACTTACACTCCTTGATTTATCTGCTACAGGAATTGAGACGCTTCCAGATTCCGTATCTGATCTTGAAAGCCTTAGGCTACTTATGCTTCGATTTTGTGCAGAGCTAGTTTATGTGCCATCACTTTCCAAGCTCACAAAGCTCAAAGTTTTGAATCTTTATGGTACCAAAATTGACGAGGCACCAATGGGGATTGAAGGTTTAAGCTATTTGGAAGAAATAAGTTGTGGATGGAAACCATCTCATCTCAATGCCTTTAACAGATACATAGAATGTCAGCAGTTTCGGCAGTTACGCTACTATGGCTTTTGGCTTCGGGAACCAGGTGAAGACTTTGAGGGGCCATCTAGGATATCAAACAAGGAAGTTGTGATATCAGGGCATGTTTTCAAGGAAGGGGTACTAACTCCTCTACTTCCATATGACATTCAATATCTGCAAATTGACGACTGTGATATAACTGCGGGTGCAAGCTTGGGGAGCGCTATCCCCTCACTTTGTGATGCTATGGAGCTTAAGAATCTGCATATAAGGGAGTGCAAAGGCTTGGAGTACATATCGTCACACTCTAATAGCATCTCTCTGCCTTCCATCTTGACTCCACTTGGAACTGTTGAGTATTTAGAGCTCTTTGGTTTGTGTGGCGCCCTCTGGTACATTTTCTCATCTCAAAACGTTCATAATCGAAAACTGTTCAATAATCAAGAAGTTATTTCCCATCAATATGGTAAAACAGCAGCAATCCCTCCCATATCTCGAATACATCAAAGTCAGCGAATGTGA
- the LOC141646957 gene encoding uncharacterized protein LOC141646957, giving the protein MASKLVIASILILDIIAFGLAVAAEQRRHKAHVARDAGADYRWCAYDSDIATGYGLGAFFCLLVSQAIVMVASRCFCCGKALNPGGSRACAVILFIVCWLTFFIAEICLLAGSARNAYRPKYKQYYENPLPACETLRKGVFAAGAAFTFFTAIISQVYYICYSRALDSFRP; this is encoded by the exons ATGGCTTCCAAGCTTGTTATTGCCTCCATTTTGATCCTTGATATCATTGCTTTTGGTCTTGCCGTTGCTGCTGAACAAAGACGCCATAAA GCCCATGTTGCGAGAGATGCAGGTGCGGACTACAGATGGTGCGCTTATGACTCGGACATAGCAACAGGATATGGGCTGGGTGCCTTTTTCTGTCTTCTGGTGAGCCAAGCTATTGTGATGGTAGCTAGCCGATGCTTCTGCTGTGGGAAAGCTCTGAATCCAGGAGGATCAAGGGCTTGTGCCGTCATTCTTTTCATTGTCTGCTG GCTTACTTTCTTCATAGCTGAGATATGCTTATTAGCGGGTTCAGCTAGAAACGCATACCGACCCAAGTACAAGCAATACTACGAAAACCCCCTACCAGCTTGTGAGACGCTTAGGAAAGGTGTTTTCGCAGCTGGAGCTGCTTTCACTTTCTTCACTGCTATCATCTCTCAAGTCTACTACATCTGCTATTCCAGGGCACTCGACAGCTTCCGACCTTGA
- the LOC141646953 gene encoding COP1-interacting protein 7 translates to MESNAHLDYVLFHLTPTRTRCDLVIFAGKLNEKLAYGLLEPFIAHLGSAKDQISKGGYSVTLRPPSPSNSHWFTKSTLQRFVRFVSTPEVLERFVTIEREISQLENSIKSFQATNADGEIEGNGDGGNSKASVASTKSYGESNESGDLVQEEGSKARLHRVVETRKVVLQKEQAMVYARALAAGFEMDNLNDLILFSDAFGASRLREACINFRDLCKKKNEDRFWVDEIAAMQAMMQPDLSFMGSSGIILASEENDPLTGGKQNASTDISLSDSMTSHGSSDANQESGIPAPQTPGQMQNPWANQFSQYMRNFQGPMYQQMPPYQGYGFPGMQGPPHHYPANMPWPSDVNGSADRDSYDRKSSSKKKKKASKSRGSENEELDGNSDASESGSETDSSSNRSHRKKNAKKSSRKVVIRNINYISSKRDVDKNSDSETDSSDEEDYLDGDSLKHQLEDAVESFEKHKKSSSRRHRKNKGSKHGNSVNDSAGPDKNKGNEGWDAFQQLLLKEDSDSNAPEAKPIPVEEEHFATKRSEEQSSVVASDAFLVAEKGTGPYYSAAKISDESFEHSEGYNPVPRRGNTSEEFLFSERSEEPKNPPRVSLSDDVVRSSVVKSQASDDWFVGKGLDEAVNRGQDSRVGFIDGDYVTSSADQTEKRNKETVIDDSLMIQGRLEYDQSEGERRTDISMVSGIIEETEVIPQKTPESRGFYEPDELYMVLDRDTAVEQSIPSWTPEIDFENNVLPNDSNKGSDIDAAADLPSNEKGPNNKKTGAPVTKAPSRDPRSRITSGPMRRGKPETTSGPPRSTFGSKTAAPKSQFEKDEARRKRMEELLIRREKRIAERGGGNTSSISSDKSKLKATAEETKKPKPVLRSSTIDRLAAAKTIPSSPVAQPKREASKVKGSSGRR, encoded by the exons ATGGAGTCTAATGCTCACCTTGATTATGTTCTTTTTCACCTCACCCCGACTCGTACCAG ATGTGATCTGGTAATTTTTGCTGGAAAATTGAATGAAAAGTTAGCATATGGATTATTAGAGCCATTTATTGCACATTTGGGATCAGCTAAAGATCAGATTTCTAAAGGAGGTTATTCAGTTACTCTCCGGCCGCCATCGCCGTCGAATTCTCACTGGTTTACTAAATCCACTCTTCAGAG GTTTGTGAGATTTGTTAGTACACCCGAGGTTTTGGAACGGTTTGTGACGATTGAGAGAGAGATTTCGCAGTTAGAGAATTCGATCAAGTCGTTCCAAGCTACGAATGCTGATGGTGAAATTGAAG GAAATGGTGATGGTGGAAATTCAAAAGCCTCAGTTGCTTCCACTAAG TCATATGGCGAATCCAATGAAAGTGGTGATCTTGTACAGGAAGAAGGTTCCAA GGCTCGCCTTCATCGTGTAGTGGAAACTCGGAAAGTAGTCCTTCAGAAAGAACAGGCGATGGTATATGCTCGTGCTTTGGCAGCTGGATTTGAGATGGATAATCTGAATGACCTTATATTGTTTTCTGACGCTTTTGGAGCCTCACGTCTAAG GGAAGCATGCATAAATTTTAGGGATTtatgcaagaagaaaaacgaagATAGATTTTGGGTCGATGAGATTGCTGCAATGCAGGCTATGATGCAGCCAGATTTGTCTTTCATGGGGTCATCGGGAATAATCCTTGCTAGTGAAGAGAATGATCCTTTGACTGGTGGAAAGCAGAATGCTAGCACTGATATTTCATTGTCTGACTCCATGACTAGTCATGGCAGTTCAGATGCAAACCAAG AAAGCGGCATTCCAGCACCTCAGACTCCAGGGCAAATGCAAAATCCATGGGCCAATCAATTCTCACAGTACATGAGGAACTTTCAAGGTCCCATGTATCAACAAATGCCACCCTATCAAGGATATGGTTTCCCCGGAATGCAGGGTCCCCCTCATCATTATCCTGCAAATATGCCGTGGCCTTCAGATGTTAATGGTTCAGCGGATCGTGATTCATATGATCGGAAATCATCAtctaagaagaagaagaaagcctCAAAATCACGGGGATCGGAGAATGAGGAGCTTGATGGAAACTCTGACGCCAGTGAGTCCGGCTCTGAGACTGATTCTTCCTCCAATAGGTCTCATCGGAAAAAGAATGCAAAGAAATCTTCTAGAAAAGTCGTCATTCGCAACATAAATTACATTAGTTCCAAAAGAGATGTTGACAAGAATAGTGATTCGGAAACAGATTCATCTGATGAGGAAGATTATTTGGATGGAGATTCTCTCAAACATCAACTGGAGGATGCGGTTGAGTCTTTTGAAAAGCACAAAAAGTCAAGCTCTCGTCGCCACAGAAAAAATAAAGGATCCAAGCACGGGAATTCTGTTAATGACTCAGCGGGCCCGGATAAAAATAAAGGAAACGAAGGCTGGGATGCCTTCCAACAATTGCTGTTGAAAGAGGACTCAGATTCCAATGCTCCGGAGGCTAAACCGATTCCTGTTGAAGAGGAACATTTTGCAACAAAAAGATCCGAGGAACAAAGTTCAGTGGTTGCTAGTGATGCTTTTTTAGTTGCTGAAAAGGGAACAGGACCTTATTACAGTGCAGCGAAAATCTCAGATGAAAGCTTTGAACACAGTGAGGGCTATAACCCAGTACCGAGAAGGGGAAATACTTCTGAGGAATTCTTATTTTCAGAAAGAAGTGAAGAACCCAAAAATCCTCCACGTGTTTCACTGTCTGATGATGTTGTCCGCTCTTCTGTTGTCAAAAGTCAAGCAAGTGATGATTGGTTTGTCGGTAAAGGATTGGACGAAGCAGTTAATCGAGGGCAAGACAGTCGTGTTGGGTTTATTGATGGCGATTATGTGACATCTTCAGCTGATCAGACTGAAAAGAGAAACAAAGAGACAGTTATTGATGATTCTCTCATGATTCAAGGAAGACTAGAATATGACCAATCTGAAGGGGAGAGACGCACTGATATTAGCATGGTTTCTGGTATCATTGAGGAGACAGAGGTGATCCCGCAGAAAACCCCCGAGTCACGGGGTTTTTATGAACCAGATGAACTTTACATGGTCCTCGATCGAGATACAGCTGTGGAACAGTCAATACCATCCTGGACACCCGAAATTGATTTTGAGAATAATGTGTTGCCGAACGATTCCAATAAAGGATCTGATATAGATGCTGCTGCTGACTTGCCTTCCAATGAAAAGGGCCCTAACAATAAAAAGACTGGAGCTCCTGTCACCAAAGCTCCCAGTAGAGATCCACGATCACGAATCACCAGTGGCCCCATGAGGAGAGGTAAACCCGAAACAACATCAGGGCCTCCAAGATCAACTTTTGGAAGCAAAACAGCTGCTCCCAAGAGTCAATTTGAGAAG GATGAGGCGAGAAGAAAGAGAATGGAAGAGTTACTTATCCGAAGAGAAAAACGGATAGCTGAAAGGGGTGGTGGCAATACATCTTCAATCAGTTCCGACAAGTCAAAGCTTAAGGCAACAGCCGAAGAAACAAAGAAACCCAAGCCCGTTCTCAGGAGTTCCACCATTGATCGACTTGCAGCTGCAAAGACAATTCCAAGTTCACCAGTTGCTCAACCTAAGAGAGAAGCCTCTAAGGTGAAAGGTTCCAGTGGGCGAAGGTAG